From one Nematostella vectensis chromosome 7, jaNemVect1.1, whole genome shotgun sequence genomic stretch:
- the LOC5520687 gene encoding pterin-4-alpha-carbinolamine dehydratase, whose translation MSDAKRLKLDDEERNAKLPALKKAGWSEVEERDAIYKEFMFKDFNQAFGFMARVALKAEKMDHHPEWFNVYNKVQITLSTHECTGLSDRDVNLATFIEQAAKSVKDSE comes from the coding sequence ATGTCTGACGCAAAACGACTGAAATTAGACGACGAGGAACGCAATGCAAAGCTACCAGCGCTGAAGAAAGCCGGATGGAGCGAAGTGGAAGAAAGAGACGCCATTTACAAGGAATTCATGTTCAAAGATTTTAACCAAGCTTTCGGTTTTATGGCACGTGTTGCACTGAAAGCTGAGAAGATGGATCATCACCCGGAATGGTTTAACGTGTACAACAAGGTCCAAATAACCCTCAGTACACATGAATGCACCGGACTATCCGACAGAGATGTTAACCTTGCGACGTTTATCGAGCAAGCGGCGAAATCCGTGAAAGATTCCGAGTGA